TGGTTCACATTGGACACATGacgaattattttttattcattgaaACCAATTGTTTATACGTTGATAGGATGTCACAAGTCTTTAACAGTACATCATAAGGTTCTGCGTCTCAATTCTGTTTTTGTCATTTATATTCTATTCATAGATCCATGCAATCACTAATTTTCTTTTCCTACTTGCGTAGGTCTTTATTGATTTTGTAGTTAACTATATATATGTTGCTTTCAAGTATGCAAAAGGAATAAGAATTTAACTGGATATATTAGTTTATTTCATTTAACATGAAGCCACAATTAGCAGTAGATATCACTCGTCATTCCCGTTAAATACAAGTAGCAATGGCTTAAACATTCACCACCCTTACAAGTCAGTGTAGTTGTTGTGCTATGTCTATTTTACTGACTGTCTGTTTGCATATCCGTACGTTTCGCCATTGGGAAACATGATTTGTTTCTTTACACCCATCGTATTCATACATCATCAACTAATATCTCAAATTGAGAACGTCATTGTTCGTCATGGTGTTAAATAGCTGCACTACACAATGCGTTCGGAGACGACAACACAAGAATGCACGCATGAGAGCCGAGAACAAGTGCACCTGTCGATCCGAAGAAAGACAATCCGATAAGAAGACGACGAACAACGTCGACTCGAAAAAGAATTCATTCGACTGCAATCAGAAGTTGTGCTGCAGGAACAGATCCTGCTGTGGTGATGCTGGTCCGATCTCTTCCTCCAAGCACCTCAAGCCATCCCCCGCTCCTCCGTTTCCCAGACTCCTCACCTCCGAGTTCTTCCCTTCCGTGGCGTCGCCTTCCGATCTCCTCTGCGACGAGGTCACGCTGGGGAACGTGATCCATGAAGGTGCTCTGTACTCCAACAACTGGTCGTCGGCGTCGGTTGTGTCGTTCTCCGAGCACGACTGGTTCGAAGACCTCTGTGACCCCCTCTTGTGCAGCCGACTGCTCCCCAAGACCACCTCCGTCGGCAATATCGGCTGCTCGTTGCATGGGCTGCCCATCAGCAGCGCCAGAGCTCTCTCCAAGGCCGTCGTCACCTTGTCCATCGACGGCCGGTCCTTCCCCCGCATCCTGACGCACTTGCACGCCGTGGCGGCGATCTTCTTCAGAGCCTCCGGTTCGGCAGGAGGTTTCAGCGCCGGATCCAGGATGGCCGAAACGTCACCGGCCTTGATCAGCGGAACCGCCCATTCCACGATGTTTCCTTCTTCGAACTGCATGTCGATCGCCTTTCTACCGCTCAAGATCTCCAGAAGCAGAACCCCGAAGCTGTACACATCCGATTTGGTGGTCAAGTAATGAAGCCTGTAGTATTCGGGGTCGAGGTAGCCAAGAGTACCGGCCGGAGGCTCGGACAAGGGCGAGCTGCTGTCCGCCGGCCCCAACAAGGACAGACCAAAATCTGCAACTCGAGCGTTGTGCTCCTCGTCGATGAGAATGTTGGACGACTTGATGTCCCTGTGGATCACAGGCGGGCAAGCGTACCCATGCAGGTATTCGATCCCCCTCGCAGCTTGGACGGCAATGGTGACCCTGCGAACCCAGTCCAGCCGCCGTTTCAGGCTTGCATCCTTGCCATGAAGGTGCTGGTACAAGGATCCATGGGCCATGAACTCGTACACCAGCAGCCTCTCGCCACCTTCCTCGCAGTACCCAAGAAGGTTGAGCAAGTGCGCGTGGTTCAGCCTGGAGAGCAGGTCGAGCTCGGTGTGGAATTCCTTGGTGTTCTTCTTCACGTCCGACGCTTTGGTGGCTCTCTTCACTGCAACCACCGTCCCATCTCTCAACACCCCTTTGAAGACACACGAGAAGCTGCCCTTCCCCACGAGGGATTCCTCGCCGAATCCACCGGTCGCCTTCTCCAGCTCTTCGTAGGTGAACATCTGTGCTCTCCTAATCTTTAGCTCCTCCAGGTCCGGTCGCACCTTCACCGGCTCCTTGTGGAACGAGTATGCCCTGGTCTTCAACGCAGTCAGGTCAGGCTCCGAACACGAGCAGCTCCGTAGCCGGCGGCGAACGCAGAGGCACGCGACCAAAGATACCGAGCTCGCGAAGACGATGGCGAAGGCGAGCTCCGCGACGAAGATCGGCATCTGGAGAGAAAGCAGCCCGTGGCTCCGGGGCCTCTGCTCTGACGAGCAGGAGGAGGAGCAATCCGCTGAGGCACAGCTGGAACAGTTGAACTCACAACCACGGTCGGACGTCGAGTTGCAGGGCGTAGACTGATACGTCCCTTCGGGACAGCCGACGCTGCACGGCAAGCAAACTCTGGAATTCGCTGGCTTGCAGACTTTGCCCCCCAAGCTTGCATGGATGAACTCGTAGTATCCCGGGCCGCAAGGATTGGAGGCGCAGATCCCAGGGGAGACCGCCATCGGTATCGACCAGGGGCCGCCTGTGCCCCAGCACTGCGGCCGAAGTGACGCCTCCGCAATCACACCGCAGGTGAAGTAGTCCCCTGCTGCGAGCTCGTACACCCTCGTATCCTTGGGTGGGGGCACGCTGTTCTGAAGCTTGAAGCCCCAGCACACCACCTTGCGATCTAAGCTCTTGATGCCGCAAGCATGGAACCTGCCGCCGGCGACCGACACCATGGGATCCATGGGAACCATGTTGACATCTCCCTGGCCTAAGATGTCCGAAGAAGACTGCTGCATTTCCAAGCTCCTTCCCCAGCAGAAGACCTGGGAGTTCTGCAGAACCCCGCAGACATGGAATCCACCAGCCGAAATGGATCGGAACCTCAGGTTCCTCGGAGTGAGGCTGATGACGCTGCTCCCGGTCTCGTCGCCCCAGCAGAAGGCCGTCCGGTTGCCGGCAAACATCCCACAGTTGAACACCGAGCCGGCAGTGATCGACACAATGGGGCCACTGAACTCGTGGGAGGCGGTCATGTTGTAGCCCCAGCAGTCAATCAAGGAGACGCCTCTTTGCTCTCCTTTGCTCGGCCTGCGGAGGGCACAGAGGTGGTCATCACCGGCGCTGATCTCCGAGTAGGCCGCGCCTTCCACCATGGGCTGCGGCACCCCCATCTTGACGTAGATGTTGCTCCCCCAGCAGTAGGGTTGGTAGGCATCCAAAAGGAGCCCACAGACGAATCCATCACCGGCCGTGAGACCCAGGAGGGGGAGCCTAATAGGAGCACCATAGACTATGGAAGCATCAGCACCGAAGCAGGAGACCATGTGAGACCCATCTGAGCTTAGACCACAGAAGACTGGTCCATTCTCACCGTAAGAGACAGCGATGGAGGACATTGATCCGAGGCCGGAGACCCCCACATAAATTGAGCCACAAACGATCACCAAAACTGCAGCTTGAACGAGAAATCCAGGCCTAACGCTGTTCATCTTTCTCACGCTCCGTTCTACCTTACCAAAAATCAAGCCTTTATCACCCAAAAGGATGACCAGAACAGCTTTGAATCATTTGCAGAGTGAGAATTACACTGGAGAGAAGAGACCGCAGGTCAATCACACATTCCTTCTCTTTGATCATCCAGAAAACAAAGAGGACTCGGTAGAAAAGCACGGTGATCTCAGAACAGAGATGGAACTTGATCCGAACCTGGAATCCGGAACTTGTGATGGGAAGATAACTTGCAAGATGAAGCCTTTTACCCAGAAACCCACTGAGAATCTATGAACGGTCTGAGCCAAAAAAAATGGAAGCAAGCCGTGCGGTGCATCCACAACCAGCACAAAACCTCAGCTTTCCTTGCATTCAACTCCACGCaaaataacttctcccccttcacAAAAGACTCGCAATAACGAGGCAGTGGAGAAAGAAGCTGTTGAGAAGGGAACCTACCCCATGAGCAGTTAGTTCCCTTGGTGGCTCATCCTGCTCTTTGGTCTGGAGCTTTGCTGTGGGCAACATCACAGGGGGTAAGCTGGAAAGAAACAAGCTGAAACACGTACAGAGAAGGAGAGGTAATGCGGATGGGAGCATTGAATGCAATAAATTTTAGTTCCTGGTTGGAGGCATGTGTAGGTGAGAATTTTAATGAGAAGTAAATGCAATATGTTTCCATGCCTGGATCTCTGCACACTTGTCCATCAATTCAAATTCCTCTGCAAGATGAGTGCCTCCTTCCTCTCCTTTGCTTCGCTTTGCTATCTGCATCACTGG
This genomic stretch from Musa acuminata AAA Group cultivar baxijiao chromosome BXJ3-9, Cavendish_Baxijiao_AAA, whole genome shotgun sequence harbors:
- the LOC135649559 gene encoding serine/threonine-protein kinase-like protein CR4 isoform X2; the encoded protein is MGVPQPMVEGAAYSEISAGDDHLCALRRPSKGEQRGVSLIDCWGYNMTASHEFSGPIVSITAGSVFNCGMFAGNRTAFCWGDETGSSVISLTPRNLRFRSISAGGFHVCGVLQNSQVFCWGRSLEMQQSSSDILGQGDVNMVPMDPMVSVAGGRFHACGIKSLDRKVVCWGFKLQNSVPPPKDTRVYELAAGDYFTCGVIAEASLRPQCWGTGGPWSIPMAVSPGICASNPCGPGYYEFIHASLGGKVCKPANSRVCLPCSVGCPEGTYQSTPCNSTSDRGCEFNCSSCASADCSSSCSSEQRPRSHGLLSLQMPIFVAELAFAIVFASSVSLVACLCVRRRLRSCSCSEPDLTALKTRAYSFHKEPVKVRPDLEELKIRRAQMFTYEELEKATGGFGEESLVGKGSFSCVFKGVLRDGTVVAVKRATKASDVKKNTKEFHTELDLLSRLNHAHLLNLLGYCEEGGERLLVYEFMAHGSLYQHLHGKDASLKRRLDWVRRVTIAVQAARGIEYLHGYACPPVIHRDIKSSNILIDEEHNARVADFGLSLLGPADSSSPLSEPPAGTLGYLDPEYYRLHYLTTKSDVYSFGVLLLEILSGRKAIDMQFEEGNIVEWAVPLIKAGDVSAILDPALKPPAEPEALKKIAATACKCVRMRGKDRPSMDKVTTALERALALLMGSPCNEQPILPTEVVLGSSRLHKRGSQRSSNQSCSENDTTDADDQLLEYRAPSWITFPSVTSSQRRSEGDATEGKNSEVRSLGNGGAGDGLRCLEEEIGPASPQQDLFLQHNF
- the LOC135649559 gene encoding serine/threonine-protein kinase-like protein CR4 isoform X1, which gives rise to MNSVRPGFLVQAAVLVIVCGSIYVGVSGLGSMSSIAVSYGENGPVFCGLSSDGSHMVSCFGADASIVYGAPIRLPLLGLTAGDGFVCGLLLDAYQPYCWGSNIYVKMGVPQPMVEGAAYSEISAGDDHLCALRRPSKGEQRGVSLIDCWGYNMTASHEFSGPIVSITAGSVFNCGMFAGNRTAFCWGDETGSSVISLTPRNLRFRSISAGGFHVCGVLQNSQVFCWGRSLEMQQSSSDILGQGDVNMVPMDPMVSVAGGRFHACGIKSLDRKVVCWGFKLQNSVPPPKDTRVYELAAGDYFTCGVIAEASLRPQCWGTGGPWSIPMAVSPGICASNPCGPGYYEFIHASLGGKVCKPANSRVCLPCSVGCPEGTYQSTPCNSTSDRGCEFNCSSCASADCSSSCSSEQRPRSHGLLSLQMPIFVAELAFAIVFASSVSLVACLCVRRRLRSCSCSEPDLTALKTRAYSFHKEPVKVRPDLEELKIRRAQMFTYEELEKATGGFGEESLVGKGSFSCVFKGVLRDGTVVAVKRATKASDVKKNTKEFHTELDLLSRLNHAHLLNLLGYCEEGGERLLVYEFMAHGSLYQHLHGKDASLKRRLDWVRRVTIAVQAARGIEYLHGYACPPVIHRDIKSSNILIDEEHNARVADFGLSLLGPADSSSPLSEPPAGTLGYLDPEYYRLHYLTTKSDVYSFGVLLLEILSGRKAIDMQFEEGNIVEWAVPLIKAGDVSAILDPALKPPAEPEALKKIAATACKCVRMRGKDRPSMDKVTTALERALALLMGSPCNEQPILPTEVVLGSSRLHKRGSQRSSNQSCSENDTTDADDQLLEYRAPSWITFPSVTSSQRRSEGDATEGKNSEVRSLGNGGAGDGLRCLEEEIGPASPQQDLFLQHNF